A region from the Rufibacter sp. DG15C genome encodes:
- a CDS encoding PAS domain-containing protein — MDSYKLLVNLPDTVVFLSPDLTVLDATDDYLKATMTTREELVGKVFLSMFPDNPTELESMNRKLVLDSLLRARDTKAPDFLPTIRYDIPKPETKGGGFEVRYWEAVHKPVLDANGNVEYLIQKTSDVTQRERAKKAAELEEFKYKFIMDALPQLIYTTDTQGKATFFNQRWYSYTGTTLDVIEKGNWQEFIHPEDLPKFQEKTATAQQNGTEFQAEVRIKNSRGAYRWFLTRSIPMRDEQNEILLWVGSSVDIHETRQLVLELEQSHEQMVLLSDQVQSAYSKTEAERRILERLIMKAPVFFCILRGPEHRYELINEKYQSLMPNKDLLGKSVAEALPEVAEQGFVKILDEVYTTGKDFVAEGISVMLDRYNNGQPEELQLTFIYQAIYDEQQKITGIMVCGYDLAEAGKKSS, encoded by the coding sequence ATGGATTCTTATAAGCTTTTGGTCAACCTACCAGACACGGTTGTTTTTCTATCACCAGACCTAACAGTATTGGATGCTACAGATGACTATCTTAAAGCAACCATGACCACCAGAGAGGAGCTTGTCGGGAAAGTCTTTCTCTCTATGTTCCCAGACAATCCCACAGAGCTTGAGTCTATGAACCGGAAACTGGTGCTTGACTCGTTACTGAGGGCCCGTGATACCAAAGCCCCCGACTTCTTACCAACCATTCGGTATGACATTCCAAAGCCAGAAACCAAAGGCGGCGGTTTTGAGGTGCGGTACTGGGAGGCCGTTCACAAGCCTGTATTAGACGCAAATGGGAATGTAGAATACCTTATCCAGAAAACCAGTGATGTGACCCAACGCGAGCGCGCCAAAAAAGCTGCTGAGTTAGAGGAGTTCAAGTACAAGTTTATCATGGATGCGCTGCCACAGCTCATTTATACCACAGACACGCAAGGCAAGGCTACCTTCTTTAACCAACGCTGGTACAGCTATACAGGCACCACTTTAGACGTTATAGAAAAAGGCAACTGGCAAGAATTCATTCACCCAGAGGATTTACCTAAATTCCAGGAGAAAACCGCCACAGCCCAACAAAACGGCACCGAGTTCCAGGCAGAGGTCAGGATAAAAAACAGCCGGGGCGCTTACCGCTGGTTCCTAACGCGCAGCATTCCCATGCGGGATGAGCAGAATGAGATATTACTCTGGGTAGGAAGCTCAGTAGACATCCATGAGACCCGCCAATTGGTGTTGGAGTTGGAGCAGTCTCATGAGCAAATGGTCCTTCTCTCTGACCAGGTACAGTCTGCCTATAGCAAGACCGAGGCAGAGCGCAGAATATTGGAGCGCTTGATCATGAAAGCACCCGTGTTCTTCTGCATTCTAAGGGGGCCTGAGCACCGGTATGAGTTGATCAATGAGAAATACCAAAGCTTAATGCCCAACAAGGACCTGTTAGGAAAATCTGTGGCTGAGGCTTTGCCAGAAGTGGCCGAGCAGGGCTTTGTGAAGATTCTGGACGAGGTGTACACCACAGGGAAGGATTTTGTGGCCGAAGGCATCTCTGTGATGCTGGACCGTTACAACAACGGCCAACCAGAAGAACTGCAACTCACCTTCATCTACCAGGCCATCTATGATGAGCAGCAGAAAATCACCGGCATCATGGTGTGCGGGTATGATCTAGCGGAAGCAGGGAAGAAATCCTCATAA
- a CDS encoding Arm DNA-binding domain-containing protein, with the protein MKTYTIKAIIQKINTKGLAPLSVQYTYDRKKILIPVGVSVPPSHFDAKKGMMIPSKPNAVDINDHIRKIEKVIAYVANCLSEPVRESVKEGYYIRLEEVKREEEESAQKFKKEKLNAKISDVITHFDFTDAVEEKQKHLEGLKNVNKKLQEFKGKGLYENIEEQEQFIKYLKDYPNKFDKKQEDYIKKDNKQKDQIQSWVNIVLEFSKETKTPLIFSEMNDAFYTAYAEYLLYVKDYYNSTLGTAVNRFKTFLNYVQVQYNVVVNQAYKKWERLEDEPPVVYLTVADLNKLYHEYRELPGITPAKKKLIDTIVFQNLCGFRYSDVKASNWTVKQGYLMGYPKKQYKLKAGKKIKPYMIPFELDERIEEILKRYKFNMNHYAEATFNRMMKDLMKDFFERYELYQEEVSYVRYKFHSPVKFKAPMYKLFSSHSCRKGFINKWAAILGDDGIMQMLGSSSMKELQRYKDKSPEKLLSDVRAKLYSYKNA; encoded by the coding sequence GTGAAAACTTATACCATAAAAGCTATCATTCAGAAGATCAACACCAAAGGGTTAGCACCCCTATCAGTACAGTATACTTACGATAGGAAGAAAATACTTATACCAGTAGGCGTATCAGTACCGCCTTCCCACTTTGACGCCAAGAAGGGAATGATGATACCAAGCAAGCCTAACGCAGTCGATATAAACGATCACATAAGAAAGATAGAGAAGGTTATAGCCTATGTAGCAAACTGCCTTTCGGAGCCTGTTAGAGAGTCTGTAAAGGAAGGATATTATATCAGGTTAGAAGAAGTCAAGCGAGAGGAAGAAGAGTCTGCTCAGAAGTTTAAAAAAGAAAAGCTTAATGCTAAGATAAGTGATGTTATAACACACTTTGACTTCACCGATGCAGTAGAAGAGAAGCAAAAGCATTTAGAGGGTTTGAAGAACGTAAACAAGAAGCTACAGGAGTTCAAAGGCAAAGGACTCTATGAGAATATAGAAGAGCAAGAGCAGTTCATAAAGTACCTCAAGGATTACCCTAACAAGTTCGACAAGAAGCAAGAGGACTATATCAAAAAAGATAACAAACAAAAAGACCAAATTCAATCTTGGGTTAACATCGTTTTAGAGTTCAGCAAAGAGACTAAGACTCCTCTCATTTTCTCTGAAATGAATGACGCTTTTTATACCGCCTATGCAGAGTACTTGCTTTATGTGAAGGATTACTACAACAGTACATTAGGTACTGCCGTGAATCGTTTCAAGACTTTTCTGAACTATGTGCAGGTACAATATAATGTTGTGGTCAATCAAGCCTATAAAAAGTGGGAAAGGCTGGAAGATGAACCACCTGTTGTGTATCTGACAGTAGCAGATTTAAATAAGCTATACCATGAGTATAGAGAGTTGCCTGGTATTACACCTGCTAAAAAGAAGCTGATTGATACTATAGTGTTTCAAAATTTATGCGGATTCAGGTACTCAGATGTCAAAGCTTCTAACTGGACTGTTAAACAGGGTTATTTGATGGGATATCCTAAAAAACAGTATAAACTGAAAGCAGGCAAGAAGATAAAACCCTATATGATTCCATTTGAGTTAGATGAACGCATCGAAGAAATTCTCAAAAGGTATAAGTTTAATATGAATCATTACGCTGAGGCAACATTCAACCGAATGATGAAAGACCTAATGAAGGATTTTTTTGAACGCTATGAGCTTTATCAAGAAGAGGTATCATACGTTAGATATAAATTCCATTCTCCAGTAAAGTTTAAAGCCCCAATGTATAAGCTCTTTTCTTCGCACAGTTGCAGGAAAGGATTTATCAACAAATGGGCAGCTATTCTTGGTGATGATGGTATTATGCAAATGTTAGGAAGTTCATCTATGAAGGAATTACAGCGCTATAAAGACAAGTCGCCAGAAAAGTTACTATCAGATGTAAGAGCAAAATTATATTCTTATAAGAATGCATGA
- a CDS encoding tetratricopeptide repeat protein yields MSDFNVMRASLLAKGGEENIANEKYKEAVENILGYFQLRNELGLNEISYLDQPCYFNLAAGYFHLGNHAQALSYLDRFVKNDNKNIQALKLRMQVNMELDLLGDAIRDIDMTLLLDPNDEELLMNKGICCIRNGNAANAKDAFIKAKSLGNKDAQFYIDKYC; encoded by the coding sequence ATGTCCGATTTTAATGTGATGAGAGCATCTTTACTTGCCAAAGGCGGGGAGGAAAATATTGCGAATGAAAAGTATAAAGAAGCAGTTGAAAACATTCTTGGATATTTTCAACTGAGAAACGAATTAGGGCTTAATGAGATAAGTTATCTGGATCAGCCCTGTTATTTCAATCTGGCAGCAGGGTACTTTCACTTGGGAAACCATGCTCAAGCGCTTTCGTATCTCGACCGTTTTGTGAAAAATGACAACAAGAACATACAAGCGTTGAAATTGCGCATGCAGGTAAATATGGAATTAGATCTTTTGGGCGATGCCATAAGAGATATTGATATGACATTATTATTAGATCCAAACGATGAAGAATTGCTCATGAACAAAGGCATTTGTTGCATTCGAAATGGAAATGCAGCAAATGCAAAGGATGCGTTTATAAAGGCTAAAAGCTTGGGAAATAAAGATGCGCAGTTCTATATCGACAAGTATTGCTAA